In Leptospira langatensis, a single window of DNA contains:
- a CDS encoding HEAT repeat domain-containing protein — MKKSILSLVIFTTFILASSVAAEKSTEDYIKSLSSGSDQDKIEAANYLGSKKEKSAIPELINLLNRSNDPKVAVPAEIALGLIAEPGDSTIALKNKIISSDNGDIVYTALAALLNIVIKSESVEDATREAVEFADKNRRSDEFVADFLNVLNKKLKG; from the coding sequence ATGAAAAAAAGCATTCTTTCGCTCGTTATCTTCACTACCTTTATTCTCGCATCTTCGGTTGCAGCTGAAAAAAGTACAGAGGACTATATCAAGTCCCTGTCCAGCGGATCCGACCAGGACAAGATCGAGGCTGCCAATTATCTTGGATCTAAAAAAGAAAAGTCCGCTATCCCGGAACTCATCAATTTACTGAACCGTTCCAATGACCCGAAAGTTGCGGTCCCTGCGGAGATCGCCTTAGGTTTGATCGCAGAGCCTGGAGATTCCACAATCGCTCTTAAAAATAAGATCATCAGCTCCGATAACGGCGATATCGTATATACCGCGTTAGCCGCTCTTCTGAATATCGTGATCAAAAGCGAAAGTGTCGAAGATGCTACTAGAGAGGCCGTTGAGTTTGCGGATAAGAACCGTAGATCCGACGAGTTCGTAGCCGACTTCCTGAATGTTCTGAACAAGAAACTGAAAGGTTAA
- a CDS encoding LptF/LptG family permease: MQFKLEQIRPKELLQRIKEEFFPPRILDRYLFSEFVKTFIGTFIAITFLALMMKFNDISNDLKATKAPKFHAWLYILYSIPDIAVNYSVNLSTLFAVSFTLGQFSANKEIVAMMSAGVSFRRIVAPIIAFSCMLWVGVFFFTQIAVAPMNAMANEEHKLLKEGSGVNLSGVVYQFHFKGKEGFYYIYYYDPKDEEIKGGFNYIKLNPDQTPDFLLVSQKAKYDPARDIWILKNVEETKIDDLNLTYVKKYAEKEYYLPEKPEYFKKPKGSVEEMNLFELMEEKESRLKKGLSFGDVDIAKHSLFANPFFIVVVTLVGCVSGYFTKRMAVVASLGVSILVALVYLIMNPSFKSIGENGLIPAWLATWITPAIFLSVLYIVYKRMKL; the protein is encoded by the coding sequence ATGCAATTCAAGCTGGAGCAAATTCGCCCCAAAGAACTCCTGCAAAGGATCAAAGAGGAATTCTTTCCGCCTCGGATCTTGGACAGATACCTATTTTCTGAATTCGTAAAGACCTTTATCGGGACCTTTATCGCCATCACCTTTTTGGCCCTGATGATGAAGTTCAACGATATCAGCAACGATCTCAAGGCCACCAAGGCGCCAAAATTCCATGCCTGGCTCTACATCCTCTACTCCATCCCGGACATAGCGGTAAATTACTCCGTCAACCTTTCCACCTTATTTGCTGTTTCTTTCACTCTGGGACAATTCTCCGCGAACAAAGAGATCGTGGCCATGATGTCCGCGGGAGTTTCTTTTCGGAGAATAGTGGCTCCTATCATCGCATTCAGTTGCATGCTCTGGGTCGGAGTCTTCTTCTTTACCCAAATAGCTGTCGCGCCTATGAACGCAATGGCAAACGAAGAACATAAGCTTTTGAAAGAAGGTAGCGGAGTGAATCTCTCCGGAGTCGTTTACCAATTCCACTTCAAGGGAAAAGAAGGTTTTTATTATATATATTATTATGATCCCAAGGACGAGGAGATCAAGGGAGGATTCAATTATATCAAATTGAATCCGGACCAAACTCCCGATTTTCTCTTAGTTTCCCAAAAGGCAAAGTACGATCCTGCCAGGGACATATGGATCCTGAAGAACGTAGAAGAAACAAAGATAGACGATCTGAATCTAACCTACGTAAAGAAGTATGCGGAGAAGGAATACTATCTTCCCGAAAAGCCGGAGTATTTCAAAAAGCCAAAGGGTTCCGTAGAGGAAATGAATCTATTCGAACTTATGGAAGAAAAGGAGAGCAGGCTTAAAAAAGGCCTTTCGTTCGGAGACGTAGATATTGCGAAACATTCCCTCTTTGCGAATCCTTTCTTTATTGTCGTAGTGACCCTGGTGGGTTGCGTGAGCGGTTATTTTACTAAGAGAATGGCGGTCGTCGCCTCCTTGGGTGTGAGTATTCTAGTGGCCCTGGTCTATCTGATCATGAACCCTTCTTTCAAATCCATAGGAGAAAACGGCTTGATCCCGGCCTGGCTT